Proteins from a single region of Desulfurellaceae bacterium:
- a CDS encoding HAD family hydrolase translates to MKSYRAVLFDLFSTVALFQAERLPLFAWKGQTARSTMGGLRTMIEEKVTAAPFEQFFAALSEVNREFAERRARDLREIPSRQRFESALVRVGYPSGEATQQLAQELSLTHMGLLAQATEIPAAHIRFLKRVHAAYPVALVSNFDHGPTARLIVDRDGAARYFHQIVISDDHGWRKPHPKIFTDTLDLLQVAARDALFVGDSPHDDVLGAKRAGLDTAWVNAAGADLPGGIPTPDYTVRAIPELASILFD, encoded by the coding sequence GTGAAGTCGTATCGAGCCGTCTTGTTTGACCTGTTCAGCACGGTCGCCCTGTTTCAGGCCGAGCGTTTGCCGCTGTTCGCCTGGAAGGGACAGACCGCCCGGTCGACCATGGGTGGGCTGCGGACGATGATTGAGGAAAAGGTGACGGCGGCGCCTTTTGAGCAATTTTTTGCCGCTCTGTCCGAGGTCAATCGGGAATTTGCCGAGCGTCGGGCCCGCGACCTGCGCGAGATCCCGTCCCGGCAGCGCTTTGAGTCGGCTCTGGTCCGGGTCGGCTATCCGTCCGGTGAGGCGACTCAGCAGCTGGCCCAGGAGCTGTCGCTGACCCATATGGGGCTGTTGGCCCAGGCGACCGAAATTCCGGCTGCCCATATCCGGTTTCTGAAGCGTGTCCACGCGGCCTATCCGGTCGCCCTGGTCTCGAATTTCGATCATGGACCCACTGCCCGGCTGATCGTTGACCGGGACGGAGCTGCCCGGTACTTCCACCAGATCGTCATTTCGGACGACCACGGCTGGCGGAAACCCCACCCCAAGATTTTCACCGATACCCTGGATCTGCTCCAGGTCGCGGCCCGGGACGCCCTGTTTGTGGGCGACTCGCCGCACGACGATGTCCTGGGCGCCAAGCGGGCCGGACTTGACACGGCCTGGGTCAACGCCGCCGGGGCAGACTTGCCCGGGGGCATCCCAACGCCGGACTATACGGTCCGGGCCATCCCTGAGTTGGCTTCCATCTTGTTCGACTAG
- a CDS encoding DUF2203 domain-containing protein, with amino-acid sequence MKHDKLFSLEEANTLLPHIELIMERMQRIGIQVREEIGGLLYERQEESLPDLTTPELLRLRPALAPLFENMAQAVQDIEQHGCVFKDLELGLVDFPARVGEEEIYLCWQYGEKEVAYFHRQSEGFAGRRPIGERSGKLPSQH; translated from the coding sequence ATGAAACACGACAAACTGTTCAGCCTCGAAGAGGCCAACACCTTATTGCCACACATCGAGCTCATCATGGAGCGGATGCAGCGCATCGGCATCCAGGTTCGGGAGGAGATTGGCGGGCTGCTCTACGAACGCCAGGAGGAATCCCTGCCCGACCTGACGACCCCCGAGCTGCTGCGCCTGCGGCCCGCCCTGGCCCCGCTGTTTGAGAACATGGCTCAGGCTGTCCAGGACATTGAGCAGCACGGCTGCGTGTTCAAGGATTTGGAGTTGGGTCTGGTCGATTTTCCGGCCCGGGTGGGTGAGGAAGAGATCTACCTGTGCTGGCAGTACGGCGAAAAAGAGGTCGCCTACTTTCACCGTCAGTCCGAGGGCTTTGCCGGTCGGCGCCCCATTGGCGAGCGTTCCGGCAAGCTGCCCTCTCAACACTAG